One window of Ziziphus jujuba cultivar Dongzao chromosome 5, ASM3175591v1 genomic DNA carries:
- the LOC107435404 gene encoding uncharacterized protein LOC107435404 isoform X2, with amino-acid sequence METLLRWVFMPFLIFFFLISSIKTPICFSSISHIQAQTLTEIFLSFSIRFCIRPLLSHGFEVFSCNFSMFLLFFPDLSLSVPGKLFLFPFEAALFLSLERGLPSERHLFAALQFENPTALSKDLGISLIAAKEGNFLEAERIFLGGPESAGNFFQCTERRGRGGGGRRESVTRVSLNSGGSTRLRTRSNLFLVVCKCFSILTSSTVVLCIAVNVLSAIRSFKDGYDVFDGIFRCYEVLIAAFVVLAETEWELIKFLKCTCPRINGYIRLSWQVM; translated from the exons ATGGAGACTCTGCTTCGGTGGGTATTCATgccctttctaatttttttttttttaatcagctCCATAAAAACCCccatttgtttttcttcaaTCTCCCACATCCAAGCTCAAACCTTGACAGaaatttttctctcattttctatCAGATTTTGCATTCGACCTCTATTATCTCATGGATTCGAGGTATTTTCTTGCAATTTCTctatgtttcttttgtttttccccGATTTATCCCTTTCGGTTCCAGGAaagctctttctctttcccttcgAAGCAGCTCTCTTCCTCTCGCTGGAACGTGGTCTCCCGTCAGAACGTCATCTCTTCGCAGCTCTCCAATTTGAAAATCCCA CTGCATTATCAAAGGACTTAGGAATTTCATTAATAGCTGCAAAAGAAGGAAATTTTCTCGAAGCTGAGAGGATTTTCTTGGGAGGTCCAGaaagtgcaggaaatttttttcaGTGTACCGAGAGAAGgggaagaggaggaggaggacgaAGAGAGAGCGTGACGAGAGTGTCTTTGAATTCGGGTGGCTCCACCAGATTGAGAACGAGGTCGAACCTTTTCTTGGTGGTGTGTAAGTGCTTCAGCATCTTGACCTCCTCTACAGTCGTTCTCTGTATTGCTGTTAATGTTCTCTCCGCCATTCGATCTTTCAAGGACGGATATGAT GTTTTCGATGGGATATTTCGGTGTTATGAGGTTTTGATTGCAGCTTTTGTGGTTCTAGCTGAGACAGAGTGGGAACTCATCAAATTCTTGAAG TGTACTTGTCCAAGAATCAATGGATATATAAGGCTGAGTTGGCAAGTTATGTAA
- the LOC107435404 gene encoding uncharacterized protein LOC107435404 isoform X4: protein METLLRFCIRPLLSHGFEVFSCNFSMFLLFFPDLSLSVPGKLFLFPFEAALFLSLERGLPSERHLFAALQFENPTALSKDLGISLIAAKEGNFLEAERIFLGGPESAGNFFQCTERRGRGGGGRRESVTRVSLNSGGSTRLRTRSNLFLVVCKCFSILTSSTVVLCIAVNVLSAIRSFKDGYDVFDGIFRCYEVLIAAFVVLAETEWELIKFLKIQCTCPRINGYIRLSWQVM, encoded by the exons ATGGAGACTCTGCTTCG ATTTTGCATTCGACCTCTATTATCTCATGGATTCGAGGTATTTTCTTGCAATTTCTctatgtttcttttgtttttccccGATTTATCCCTTTCGGTTCCAGGAaagctctttctctttcccttcgAAGCAGCTCTCTTCCTCTCGCTGGAACGTGGTCTCCCGTCAGAACGTCATCTCTTCGCAGCTCTCCAATTTGAAAATCCCA CTGCATTATCAAAGGACTTAGGAATTTCATTAATAGCTGCAAAAGAAGGAAATTTTCTCGAAGCTGAGAGGATTTTCTTGGGAGGTCCAGaaagtgcaggaaatttttttcaGTGTACCGAGAGAAGgggaagaggaggaggaggacgaAGAGAGAGCGTGACGAGAGTGTCTTTGAATTCGGGTGGCTCCACCAGATTGAGAACGAGGTCGAACCTTTTCTTGGTGGTGTGTAAGTGCTTCAGCATCTTGACCTCCTCTACAGTCGTTCTCTGTATTGCTGTTAATGTTCTCTCCGCCATTCGATCTTTCAAGGACGGATATGAT GTTTTCGATGGGATATTTCGGTGTTATGAGGTTTTGATTGCAGCTTTTGTGGTTCTAGCTGAGACAGAGTGGGAACTCATCAAATTCTTGAAG ATCCAGTGTACTTGTCCAAGAATCAATGGATATATAAGGCTGAGTTGGCAAGTTATGTAA
- the LOC107435480 gene encoding purple acid phosphatase 2, whose amino-acid sequence MGLKWKSDKHINIIVVIFGVLGLMAEVCNGGITSNYVRNDDLGRDMPLDSDVFRVPPGYNAPQQVHITQGDHVGKGVIVSWITPDEPGSSTVVYWAENSEVKHSAQGIILTYKYFNYTSGFIHHCTIHNLEFDTKYYYEVGIGNTTRQFWFTTPPSVGPDVPYTFGVIGDLGQTHDSNRTLTHYELNPAKGQTVLFVGDLSYADDYPFHDNARWDTWGRFVERNAAYQPWITTVGNHEIDFAPHLNETKPFKPYTNRYHVPYKAAHSTSPLWYSIKRASAYIIVLSSYSAYGKYTPQYKWLEKELPKVNRTETPWLIVIMHCPLYSSYVHHYMEGETMRVMYEKWLVEHKVDVVFSGHVHAYERSERVSNIAYNIVNGLCNPISDQSAPVYITIGDGGNLEGLVTEMTEPQPSYSAYREASFGHGIFDIKNRTHAYFSWHRNQDGYAVEADSLWFHNRYWKRFQESSVAAL is encoded by the exons ATGGGGTTGAAGTGGAAGTCGGATAAGCATATCAATATTATTGTGGTTATTTTTGGTGTATTGGGTTTGATGGCAGAGGTTTGTAATGGTGGAATAACAAGTAATTACGTTAGAAATGATGATTTAGGTCGGGATATGCCATTAGACAGTGATGTCTTTCGAGTTCCACCTGGCTACAATGCCCCACAACAG GTTCATATAACTCAAGGTGATCATGTTGGGAAGGGTGTGATTGTGTCTTGGATTACTCCAGATGAACCAGGTTCAAGCACGGTGGTTTATTGGGCAGAGAATAGTGAGGTCAAGCATAGTGCTCAAGGCATAATTCTGACTTACAAGTACTTCAATTACACTTCTGGATTCATTCATCACTGCACTATTCACAATTTGGAG TTTGACACCAAATACTATTATGAAGTTGGGATTGGGAACACCACAAGACAGTTTTGGTTTACAACTCCTCCTAGTGTTGGTCCTGATGTTCCTTATACTTTTGGAGTTATAG GGGATCTTGGTCAAACTCACGATTCAAACAGAACACTTACACATTATGAATTAAACCCTGCTAAAGGACAGACGGTTTTGTTTGTCGGAGACCTCTCTTACGCCGATGACTATCCATTTCATGACAATGCCAGATGGGATACATGGGGGAGATTCGTAGAAAGAAATGCTGCTTATCAACCTTGGATTACCACTGTTGGGAATCATGAAATTGATTTTGCTCCACACCTT AATGAGACTAAGCCCTTCAAGCCTTACACAAATCGTTATCACGTACCATACAAAGCTGCTCACAGTACATCTCCTCTCTGGTATTCCATCAAAAGAGCTTCAGCATATATCATAGTTTTGTCTTCTTACTCAGCTTATG GTAAATACACTCCTCAGTATAAATGGCTTGAAAAGGAGCTACCTAAAGTGAACAGGACAGAGACGCCGTGGCTTATTGTTATTATGCATTGTCCTCTGTATAGTAGTTACGTACACCACTACATGGAAGGAGAGACTATGAGAGTAATGTATGAGAAATGGCTGGTGGAGCATAAAGTTGATGTTGTCTTTTCCGGTCATGTTCATGCCTATGAACGATCT GAACGTGTGTCAAACATTGCATACAACATTGTGAATGGACTTTGCAATCCCATAAGCGACCAATCTGCTCCAGTCTATATAACAATTGGAGACGGAGGAAACTTAGAAGGATTGGTGACCGA AATGACAGAGCCACAGCCAAGCTACTCAGCTTATCGGGAAGCTAGCTTTGGACATGGAATTTTCGATATAAAGAACAGAACTCATGCATATTTTAGTTGGCATCGGAATCAGGATGGCTATGCAGTAGAGGCTGATTCCTTATGGTTTCACAACCGATACTGGAAACGCTTTCAAGAATCATCAGTAGCTGCATTGTAA
- the LOC107435404 gene encoding uncharacterized protein LOC107435404 isoform X1 translates to METLLRWVFMPFLIFFFLISSIKTPICFSSISHIQAQTLTEIFLSFSIRFCIRPLLSHGFEVFSCNFSMFLLFFPDLSLSVPGKLFLFPFEAALFLSLERGLPSERHLFAALQFENPTALSKDLGISLIAAKEGNFLEAERIFLGGPESAGNFFQCTERRGRGGGGRRESVTRVSLNSGGSTRLRTRSNLFLVVCKCFSILTSSTVVLCIAVNVLSAIRSFKDGYDVFDGIFRCYEVLIAAFVVLAETEWELIKFLKIQCTCPRINGYIRLSWQVM, encoded by the exons ATGGAGACTCTGCTTCGGTGGGTATTCATgccctttctaatttttttttttttaatcagctCCATAAAAACCCccatttgtttttcttcaaTCTCCCACATCCAAGCTCAAACCTTGACAGaaatttttctctcattttctatCAGATTTTGCATTCGACCTCTATTATCTCATGGATTCGAGGTATTTTCTTGCAATTTCTctatgtttcttttgtttttccccGATTTATCCCTTTCGGTTCCAGGAaagctctttctctttcccttcgAAGCAGCTCTCTTCCTCTCGCTGGAACGTGGTCTCCCGTCAGAACGTCATCTCTTCGCAGCTCTCCAATTTGAAAATCCCA CTGCATTATCAAAGGACTTAGGAATTTCATTAATAGCTGCAAAAGAAGGAAATTTTCTCGAAGCTGAGAGGATTTTCTTGGGAGGTCCAGaaagtgcaggaaatttttttcaGTGTACCGAGAGAAGgggaagaggaggaggaggacgaAGAGAGAGCGTGACGAGAGTGTCTTTGAATTCGGGTGGCTCCACCAGATTGAGAACGAGGTCGAACCTTTTCTTGGTGGTGTGTAAGTGCTTCAGCATCTTGACCTCCTCTACAGTCGTTCTCTGTATTGCTGTTAATGTTCTCTCCGCCATTCGATCTTTCAAGGACGGATATGAT GTTTTCGATGGGATATTTCGGTGTTATGAGGTTTTGATTGCAGCTTTTGTGGTTCTAGCTGAGACAGAGTGGGAACTCATCAAATTCTTGAAG ATCCAGTGTACTTGTCCAAGAATCAATGGATATATAAGGCTGAGTTGGCAAGTTATGTAA
- the LOC107435404 gene encoding uncharacterized protein LOC107435404 isoform X3 has protein sequence METLLRWVFMPFLIFFFLISSIKTPICFSSISHIQAQTLTEIFLSFSIRFCIRPLLSHGFEVFSCNFSMFLLFFPDLSLSVPGKLFLFPFEAALFLSLERGLPSERHLFAALQFENPTALSKDLGISLIAAKEGNFLEAERIFLGGPESAGNFFQCTERRGRGGGGRRESVTRVSLNSGGSTRLRTRSNLFLVVCKCFSILTSSTVVLCIAVNVLSAIRSFKDGYDYRFSMGYFGVMRF, from the exons ATGGAGACTCTGCTTCGGTGGGTATTCATgccctttctaatttttttttttttaatcagctCCATAAAAACCCccatttgtttttcttcaaTCTCCCACATCCAAGCTCAAACCTTGACAGaaatttttctctcattttctatCAGATTTTGCATTCGACCTCTATTATCTCATGGATTCGAGGTATTTTCTTGCAATTTCTctatgtttcttttgtttttccccGATTTATCCCTTTCGGTTCCAGGAaagctctttctctttcccttcgAAGCAGCTCTCTTCCTCTCGCTGGAACGTGGTCTCCCGTCAGAACGTCATCTCTTCGCAGCTCTCCAATTTGAAAATCCCA CTGCATTATCAAAGGACTTAGGAATTTCATTAATAGCTGCAAAAGAAGGAAATTTTCTCGAAGCTGAGAGGATTTTCTTGGGAGGTCCAGaaagtgcaggaaatttttttcaGTGTACCGAGAGAAGgggaagaggaggaggaggacgaAGAGAGAGCGTGACGAGAGTGTCTTTGAATTCGGGTGGCTCCACCAGATTGAGAACGAGGTCGAACCTTTTCTTGGTGGTGTGTAAGTGCTTCAGCATCTTGACCTCCTCTACAGTCGTTCTCTGTATTGCTGTTAATGTTCTCTCCGCCATTCGATCTTTCAAGGACGGATATGAT TATAGGTTTTCGATGGGATATTTCGGTGTTATGAGGTTTTGA